From one Perca flavescens isolate YP-PL-M2 chromosome 19, PFLA_1.0, whole genome shotgun sequence genomic stretch:
- the nop10 gene encoding H/ACA ribonucleoprotein complex subunit 3 — protein sequence MFLQFYLNDNGDRVYTLKKICPDGQPTSSAHPARFSPDDKFSRHRVTVKKRFGLLLTQQPRPVL from the exons ATGTTTCTGCAGTTTTACCTAAATGATAACGGGGACAGAGTTTACACTCTGAAG AAGATTTGTCCTGATGGGCAGCCCACCAGCTCGGCCCACCCGGCTCGCTTCTCCCCAGACGACAAGTTCTCCCGACACCGGGTGACGGTGAAGAAACGCTTTGGCCTTCTGCTCACCCAGCAACCCAGACCTGTTCtgtga